One genomic region from Streptomyces sp. NBC_00582 encodes:
- a CDS encoding NAD(P)H-quinone oxidoreductase, which yields MHAITIPEPGGPEALVWDEVPDPVPAEGEVLVEVVAGAVNRADILQRQGFYDPPPGASPHPGLECSGRIAALGPGVDGWAVGDEVCALLSGGGYAEKVAVPAGQLLPVPEGVDLRQAAALPEVTCTVWSNVFMVAQLRPGETLLVHGGSSGIGTMAIQLAKAVGARVAVTAGTKEKLERCAELGADILIDYREQDFVAELKAATGGAGADVILDNMGAKYLDRNVQSLAVNGRLAIIGMQGGIKAELNIAALLTKRAAISATSLRARPLAEKAAIVAAVREHVWPLLAEGRVRPVVDRELPMSEAAAAHRVVEESGHVGKVLLVVP from the coding sequence ATGCATGCGATCACGATTCCCGAACCTGGTGGTCCCGAGGCGCTGGTGTGGGACGAGGTCCCCGATCCCGTACCCGCCGAGGGCGAGGTCCTGGTCGAGGTGGTGGCCGGCGCGGTCAACCGCGCCGACATCCTGCAGCGGCAGGGCTTCTACGACCCGCCGCCCGGCGCCTCCCCCCATCCCGGCCTGGAGTGCTCCGGCCGGATCGCCGCGCTCGGCCCCGGCGTCGACGGCTGGGCCGTCGGTGACGAGGTGTGCGCACTGCTCTCCGGCGGCGGATACGCCGAGAAGGTCGCCGTTCCGGCCGGGCAGCTCCTGCCCGTGCCCGAGGGCGTGGATCTCCGGCAGGCCGCCGCGCTGCCCGAGGTGACCTGCACGGTCTGGTCGAACGTGTTCATGGTCGCCCAGCTGCGCCCCGGCGAGACGCTGCTCGTGCACGGCGGCTCCAGCGGCATCGGCACCATGGCGATCCAGCTCGCCAAGGCCGTCGGCGCGAGGGTCGCGGTCACGGCGGGCACCAAGGAGAAGCTGGAGCGCTGCGCCGAGCTGGGCGCGGACATCCTGATCGACTACCGCGAGCAGGACTTCGTCGCCGAGCTGAAGGCGGCCACCGGCGGCGCGGGCGCCGACGTGATCCTCGACAACATGGGCGCGAAGTACCTGGACCGCAACGTCCAGAGCCTCGCCGTCAACGGCCGGCTCGCGATCATCGGTATGCAGGGCGGCATCAAGGCCGAGCTGAACATCGCGGCGCTCCTCACCAAGCGGGCCGCGATCAGCGCGACCTCTCTGCGGGCCCGCCCGCTCGCCGAGAAGGCGGCCATCGTCGCGGCCGTACGCGAACATGTCTGGCCCCTGCTCGCGGAGGGTCGTGTCCGCCCCGTCGTCGACCGCGAGCTCCCGATGAGCGAGGCCGCCGCGGCACACCGGGTCGTCGAGGAGAGCGGCCACGTGGGCAAGGTGCTGCTGGTCGTGCCGTAG